The Longimicrobium sp. genome includes a region encoding these proteins:
- a CDS encoding metalloregulator ArsR/SmtB family transcription factor: MTTATRNPAQVARWFHALSDETRVQIVEMLVGGERCVCDLQEALDAAQSRLSFHLKVLKDAGLISGRREGRWNHYSLNPGVLDAMGGYLAEAASAQHGGAYQGGCCR, encoded by the coding sequence ATGACTACGGCGACCCGCAACCCGGCCCAGGTGGCGCGCTGGTTTCACGCGCTCTCGGACGAGACTCGCGTCCAGATCGTCGAGATGCTGGTGGGGGGTGAGCGGTGCGTGTGCGACCTGCAGGAGGCGCTCGATGCGGCGCAGTCGCGGCTCTCCTTCCACCTCAAGGTGCTCAAGGACGCCGGGCTCATCTCGGGAAGGCGCGAGGGGCGGTGGAACCACTACTCGCTCAATCCCGGGGTGCTGGACGCGATGGGCGGGTACCTGGCGGAGGCGGCATCCGCGCAGCACGGCGGCGCGTACCAGGGCGGATGCTGCCGGTGA
- a CDS encoding type II toxin-antitoxin system HicB family antitoxin, translating into MNLQDYLAAPWTVHGRAMRDDGSLYYVFTIEELPGFSAVGDTRAEAESEFPDALETYLAAALENGERPRLPVQVQAA; encoded by the coding sequence ATGAACCTGCAAGACTATCTGGCTGCGCCGTGGACCGTGCATGGCAGGGCGATGCGCGACGACGGCTCGCTCTACTACGTCTTCACCATCGAGGAGCTGCCAGGCTTCTCCGCGGTGGGCGACACGCGGGCCGAAGCGGAGAGCGAGTTCCCGGACGCGCTGGAGACGTACCTCGCGGCCGCGCTGGAGAATGGCGAGCGCCCGCGGCTGCCGGTCCAGGTTCAGGCGGCGTGA